A section of the Pseudomonas sp. FP453 genome encodes:
- a CDS encoding copper resistance system multicopper oxidase translates to MHCTPSRRTFVKGLAAGGLLGGLGLWRSPVWALTSPGQPTVLAGSEFELFIDQTPVNLTGRHRTALTINGSLPGLLLRWREGDTVTLRVKNRLAEPTSIHWHGILLPSTMDGVPGLSFKGIEPGGVFVYQFTVKQHGTYWYHSHSGFQEQRGVYGPLVIDPKEPEPFSYQRDYVVMLSDWTDEDPVALMKALKKQSDYYNLHKPTVGDFVRDVGAKGWSATAADRLMWAQMKMNPTDLADVSGETYTYLLNGQPPERNWTGLFAAGETIRLRFINGSAMSYFDVRIPGLKMTVIAADGQPVQPVSVDELRIAVAETFDVLVEPTAPAYTLFAQAMDRSGFARGTLTRQAGVTAPVPAVDPRPWITMDDMGMGGMDHGAMADMEGMDHSAMAMQSHPASEQNNPLVDMQAMSPVPKLDDPGIGLRNNGRRVLTYADLRSTFEDPDGREPSRTIELHLTGHMEKFAWSFNGVKFSAAEPLQLTYGERVRLVLVNDTMMSHPIHLHGLWSDLEDENGQFQVRKHTIDMPPGSRRSYRVTADALGRWAYHCHLLYHMEMGMFREVRVHE, encoded by the coding sequence ATGCATTGCACACCCTCCAGACGCACCTTTGTCAAAGGCCTCGCCGCTGGCGGCCTGCTGGGCGGGCTCGGGCTTTGGCGCAGCCCGGTCTGGGCCTTGACCAGCCCAGGCCAGCCCACTGTGTTGGCGGGCAGTGAATTTGAGCTGTTTATCGACCAGACCCCGGTCAACCTCACCGGCCGCCACCGCACCGCGCTGACCATCAACGGCAGCCTGCCCGGCCTGCTGCTGCGCTGGCGCGAAGGCGACACCGTGACCCTGCGCGTGAAAAACCGCCTGGCCGAGCCCACGTCGATCCACTGGCACGGCATTTTGCTGCCATCGACCATGGACGGCGTGCCCGGCCTGAGCTTCAAGGGCATCGAGCCGGGCGGGGTGTTTGTCTACCAGTTCACCGTCAAGCAGCATGGCACTTACTGGTACCACAGCCATTCAGGGTTCCAGGAACAGAGAGGTGTCTACGGCCCGCTGGTGATCGATCCGAAGGAGCCCGAACCCTTCAGCTACCAGCGTGACTACGTGGTGATGCTCTCGGATTGGACGGATGAAGACCCCGTCGCACTGATGAAGGCCCTGAAGAAGCAGTCCGATTACTACAACCTGCACAAACCCACCGTCGGCGACTTTGTCCGCGATGTGGGGGCGAAGGGCTGGTCCGCCACGGCCGCCGACCGCCTGATGTGGGCGCAGATGAAGATGAACCCCACCGACCTGGCGGACGTCAGCGGCGAGACCTACACCTATCTGCTCAACGGCCAGCCGCCCGAGCGCAACTGGACCGGGTTGTTCGCGGCGGGGGAGACGATTCGCCTGCGCTTTATCAACGGCTCGGCGATGAGCTATTTCGATGTGCGCATCCCCGGACTGAAGATGACCGTGATCGCTGCCGATGGCCAGCCGGTCCAACCGGTCAGCGTCGATGAGTTGCGCATTGCCGTGGCAGAGACGTTTGACGTGCTGGTCGAGCCCACCGCGCCGGCCTACACGCTGTTTGCCCAGGCGATGGACCGCAGCGGCTTTGCCCGTGGCACGCTGACCCGGCAAGCTGGCGTGACCGCGCCAGTCCCGGCCGTCGATCCGCGCCCCTGGATCACCATGGACGACATGGGCATGGGCGGCATGGACCACGGCGCCATGGCGGATATGGAAGGCATGGACCACAGCGCCATGGCGATGCAAAGCCATCCGGCCAGCGAGCAGAACAACCCGCTGGTGGACATGCAAGCCATGAGCCCGGTGCCCAAGCTCGACGACCCGGGCATCGGCCTGCGCAACAATGGTCGCCGCGTCCTCACCTACGCCGACCTGCGCAGTACCTTCGAAGACCCCGACGGCCGCGAGCCCAGTCGCACCATCGAGCTGCATCTTACCGGGCATATGGAGAAATTCGCCTGGTCATTCAATGGGGTGAAGTTCTCCGCGGCCGAGCCGTTGCAACTGACCTACGGCGAGCGGGTGCGGCTGGTGTTGGTCAACGACACCATGATGAGCCACCCGATCCACCTGCACGGCCTGTGGAGCGACCTGGAAGACGAGAACGGCCAGTTCCAGGTGCGCAAGCACACCATCGACATGCCGCCCGGCTCCCGGCGTAGCTACCGTGTGACCGCCGATGCCCTGGGCCGCTGGGCCTATCACTGCCACCTGCTGTACCACATGGAAATGGGCATGTTCCGTGAGGTGCGCGTGCATGAATAA
- a CDS encoding transcriptional regulator, which translates to MTTYNWDLIERLLHEVQNGEGSFAPRQYAEQEAAEKATAGESTGNLDALKKTAADYEALLLKRGFIEPRPEAEGGTGENFILTPLGAQLLALIDSSIPGNDHPRQVLDEQADALDPATFAEVASKAQIA; encoded by the coding sequence ATGACGACTTACAATTGGGATCTGATCGAGCGCTTGCTGCACGAAGTGCAGAATGGTGAAGGCAGTTTCGCCCCGCGCCAGTATGCCGAGCAGGAAGCGGCCGAAAAGGCCACGGCAGGCGAATCCACGGGCAATCTGGACGCGTTGAAAAAGACCGCAGCGGATTATGAAGCGCTGTTGCTCAAGCGCGGTTTCATCGAGCCGCGGCCAGAGGCAGAGGGCGGCACCGGTGAGAATTTCATCTTGACGCCGTTGGGTGCGCAGCTGTTGGCGTTGATCGACAGTTCGATCCCGGGCAACGACCATCCGCGCCAAGTGCTGGACGAGCAAGCCGATGCGCTGGACCCGGCGACCTTCGCCGAAGTCGCGTCCAAGGCCCAGATCGCCTGA
- a CDS encoding DEAD/DEAH box helicase codes for MFSQFALHERLLKAVAELKFVEPTPVQAAAIPLALEGRDLRVTAQTGSGKTAAFVLPVLNRLIGPAKVRVSIKTLILLPTRELAQQTLKEVERFSQFTFIKSGIITGGEDFKVQAAMLRKVPDILIGTPGRMIEQLNAGNLDLKEVEVLVLDEADRMLDMGFADDVQRLVAECVNRQQTMLFSATTGGSTLREMVAKVLNNPEHLQVNNVSDLNATTRQQIVTADHNVHKEQILNWLLANETYQKAIVFTNTRAAADRIYGRLVAQEYKAFVLHGEKDQKDRKLAIDRLKAGGVKILVATDVAARGLDVDGLDLVINFDMPRSGDEYVHRIGRTGRAGNDGLAISLICHGDWNLMSSIERYLKQSFERRTIKEVKGTYTGPKKVKASGKAVGVKKKKTDAKGDKKKTGAKSPTKRKIANRPKTDNLSLVSKDGMAPLKRRKPEAPAAE; via the coding sequence GTGTTTTCCCAATTCGCCCTGCACGAACGCCTGCTCAAAGCCGTGGCCGAGCTTAAATTTGTCGAGCCAACGCCTGTGCAAGCAGCGGCCATCCCGCTCGCGCTCGAAGGGCGTGACCTGCGGGTGACAGCTCAAACCGGTAGCGGCAAGACCGCCGCTTTCGTCCTGCCGGTGCTGAACCGCCTGATCGGCCCGGCCAAGGTTCGCGTCAGCATCAAGACCCTGATCCTGCTGCCAACCCGCGAGCTGGCCCAGCAGACCCTGAAGGAAGTGGAGCGTTTCTCCCAGTTCACCTTCATCAAGTCCGGCATCATCACCGGTGGTGAAGACTTCAAGGTCCAGGCCGCCATGCTGCGCAAGGTGCCGGACATCCTGATCGGCACCCCGGGCCGCATGATCGAGCAGCTCAACGCCGGCAACCTTGACCTCAAGGAAGTCGAAGTGCTGGTGCTGGACGAAGCCGACCGCATGCTCGACATGGGCTTTGCCGACGACGTGCAGCGCCTGGTGGCCGAGTGCGTCAACCGTCAGCAGACCATGCTGTTCTCCGCCACCACCGGCGGTTCGACCCTGCGCGAGATGGTCGCCAAGGTCCTGAACAACCCTGAGCACTTGCAGGTCAACAACGTCAGCGACCTGAACGCCACCACGCGTCAGCAGATCGTCACCGCCGACCACAACGTGCACAAAGAGCAGATCCTCAACTGGCTGTTGGCCAACGAGACCTATCAGAAGGCCATCGTGTTCACCAACACCCGCGCCGCCGCCGACCGTATCTACGGCCGCCTGGTTGCCCAGGAATACAAGGCGTTCGTGCTGCACGGCGAGAAAGACCAGAAGGACCGCAAGCTGGCCATCGACCGCCTCAAGGCCGGCGGCGTGAAGATCCTCGTGGCCACCGACGTTGCCGCCCGTGGCCTCGACGTGGATGGCCTGGACCTGGTGATCAACTTCGACATGCCCCGCAGCGGCGACGAATACGTCCACCGTATCGGGCGTACCGGGCGTGCCGGCAACGATGGCCTGGCCATCTCGCTGATCTGCCACGGCGACTGGAACCTGATGTCGAGCATCGAGCGCTACCTCAAGCAGTCGTTCGAGCGCCGCACCATCAAGGAAGTCAAAGGCACCTACACCGGGCCGAAGAAGGTCAAGGCGTCGGGCAAGGCCGTTGGCGTGAAGAAGAAAAAGACCGACGCCAAGGGCGACAAGAAAAAAACCGGCGCCAAGTCGCCGACCAAGCGCAAGATCGCCAACCGGCCGAAGACCGACAACCTGTCGCTCGTCAGCAAGGACGGCATGGCCCCGCTCAAGCGCCGCAAGCCAGAAGCACCAGCCGCCGAGTAA
- a CDS encoding mechanosensitive ion channel family protein, whose product MDIKQLWLNVQDLWGALDEHPLLHASLGFVVLMVVALLLGRVARYLILHTIKLLGRQPALHWLNDLRHNKVFHRLAQMTPSLVIQFGLYLVPDLSKTAILFIGNVALAISILFLMLAMSALLNALLDIYARTEHARTRSIKGYVQLAKMVLYVFGAIIIVATLIDRSPLLLLSGLGAMSAVILLVYKDTLLSFVASVQLTSNDMLRVGDWIEMPQVGADGDVVDITLHTVKVQNFDKTIVSIPTWRLMSESFKNWRGMQASGGRRIKRSLFIDASGVRFLRDDEEVRMTQVHLLTDYIGRKQAELKAWNEAQGHSAQLSANRRRMTNLGTFRAYALAYLKSHPDIQPNMTCMVRQMQTTAQGVPLEIYCFTRTTAWADYERIQGDIFDYLLAVLPEFGLSLYQQPSGNDLRAGVLPALLGASHLPPLENKSA is encoded by the coding sequence ATGGATATCAAACAGCTCTGGCTCAACGTCCAAGACCTTTGGGGCGCCCTCGATGAACACCCGCTGCTGCACGCCAGCCTCGGCTTTGTGGTGCTGATGGTGGTGGCGCTGTTGCTCGGACGGGTGGCGCGCTACCTGATCCTGCACACGATCAAACTGCTCGGCCGCCAGCCGGCGCTGCACTGGCTCAATGACCTGCGGCACAACAAAGTCTTCCACCGCCTGGCGCAAATGACGCCCTCGCTGGTGATCCAGTTCGGCCTGTACCTGGTGCCCGACCTGAGCAAGACCGCGATCCTGTTCATCGGCAACGTGGCGCTGGCGATCAGCATCCTGTTCCTGATGCTGGCCATGAGCGCCCTGCTCAACGCCTTGTTGGACATCTACGCGCGCACCGAACACGCCCGCACCCGCTCGATCAAGGGCTACGTGCAGCTGGCGAAGATGGTCTTGTACGTGTTTGGCGCGATCATCATCGTCGCCACCCTGATCGACCGTTCGCCGCTGTTGCTGCTGTCGGGGCTTGGCGCCATGTCGGCGGTGATCCTGTTGGTGTACAAGGACACCCTGCTGTCGTTCGTCGCCAGCGTGCAGTTGACCAGCAACGACATGCTGCGGGTCGGCGACTGGATCGAAATGCCCCAGGTCGGCGCCGATGGCGACGTGGTGGACATCACCTTGCACACGGTCAAGGTGCAGAATTTCGACAAGACCATCGTCTCCATTCCCACCTGGCGCCTGATGTCCGAGTCGTTCAAGAACTGGCGCGGCATGCAGGCGTCGGGCGGGCGGCGGATCAAGCGCAGCCTGTTTATCGACGCCAGCGGCGTGCGCTTCCTGCGTGACGATGAAGAAGTGCGCATGACCCAGGTGCACCTGCTCACCGACTACATCGGACGCAAGCAAGCCGAGCTCAAGGCCTGGAACGAAGCCCAGGGCCACAGCGCGCAACTGTCGGCCAACCGTCGGCGCATGACCAACCTCGGCACGTTCCGCGCCTACGCCCTGGCCTACCTGAAAAGCCACCCGGACATCCAGCCGAACATGACCTGCATGGTGCGCCAGATGCAAACCACGGCGCAGGGTGTGCCGCTGGAGATCTACTGCTTCACGCGCACCACCGCGTGGGCGGATTACGAGCGCATCCAGGGGGACATTTTTGACTATCTACTGGCGGTGTTGCCGGAATTTGGCTTGAGCCTGTATCAGCAGCCGAGTGGCAATGATTTGCGCGCGGGGGTGCTACCGGCCTTGCTCGGCGCCAGCCATTTGCCGCCCCTGGAAAACAAATCTGCCTGA
- a CDS encoding carboxylate/amino acid/amine transporter, translating into MGYLLVVTLIQAFSFSLIGEYLAGHVDSYFAVLVRVLLAGLVFIPLTRWRSVEPGFMRGMLVIGALQFGVTYVCLYLSFRVLTVPEVLLFTILTPLHVTLIEDALNRRFNPWALIAALVAVAGAAVIRFDQITPHFLGGFLLLQLANFTYAAGQVMYKHLVQRYPSDLPHYRRFGFFYVGAVLVVLPAFLLFGKANFLPEAPLQWGVLVFLGLVSTALGMYWWNKGACLVQGGTLAVMNNLHVPVGLLLNLLIWNQHEPLGRLALGGLVILAAVWISRLGVRKQVIHH; encoded by the coding sequence ATGGGCTATCTACTGGTTGTCACCCTGATTCAGGCATTTTCCTTCAGCTTGATCGGCGAATACCTCGCCGGCCACGTCGACAGCTACTTCGCCGTGCTGGTGCGCGTGCTGCTGGCCGGGTTGGTGTTTATCCCGCTGACCCGCTGGCGCTCGGTGGAACCGGGGTTCATGCGCGGCATGCTGGTGATCGGCGCGTTGCAATTTGGCGTGACCTACGTGTGCCTGTACCTGAGCTTTCGCGTGCTCACGGTGCCGGAGGTGCTGCTGTTCACCATCCTCACGCCGCTGCATGTGACCCTGATCGAAGACGCCCTCAACCGGCGTTTCAACCCATGGGCGCTCATCGCCGCACTGGTGGCAGTGGCGGGCGCGGCGGTGATTCGCTTCGACCAGATCACCCCGCACTTCCTCGGCGGCTTCTTGTTGCTGCAACTGGCCAACTTCACCTACGCCGCCGGGCAGGTGATGTACAAGCATTTGGTGCAGCGTTACCCGAGCGACTTGCCGCATTACCGGCGCTTTGGTTTCTTCTATGTGGGCGCAGTGCTGGTGGTGTTGCCGGCGTTCCTGCTGTTCGGCAAGGCCAACTTTTTGCCTGAAGCGCCGCTGCAATGGGGCGTGCTGGTGTTCCTTGGGTTGGTCAGCACGGCGCTGGGCATGTACTGGTGGAACAAGGGCGCCTGCCTGGTACAGGGCGGCACGTTGGCGGTGATGAACAACCTGCATGTGCCGGTGGGGTTGCTGCTGAATTTGCTGATCTGGAACCAGCATGAACCGCTGGGGCGGCTGGCGTTGGGCGGGTTGGTGATTCTGGCGGCGGTGTGGATCAGTCGGTTGGGTGTGCGCAAGCAGGTAATTCACCACTGA
- a CDS encoding FMN-dependent NADH-azoreductase yields MSNVLIIESSARQQDSISRQLTQQFISQWQAAHPADSITVRDVALNPVPHLDANLLGGWMKPADQRNGSEQASLDRSNELTDELLAADVLVMAAPMYNFAIPSTLKAWLDHVLRAGVTFKYTATGPQGLLTGKRAIVLTARGGIHTGATSDHQEPYLRQVMAFIGIHDVTFIHAEGVNLSGDFQEKGINHAKALLAQVA; encoded by the coding sequence ATGTCCAACGTTCTGATCATCGAAAGCAGCGCCCGTCAGCAGGACTCGATTTCCCGCCAACTGACCCAGCAGTTCATCAGCCAATGGCAGGCCGCCCATCCAGCGGACTCGATCACCGTGCGTGACGTGGCCCTCAACCCGGTTCCCCACCTGGACGCCAACTTGCTCGGCGGCTGGATGAAACCGGCGGACCAGCGCAATGGCAGCGAACAGGCCTCCCTCGACCGCTCCAACGAACTGACCGACGAACTGCTGGCCGCCGATGTCCTGGTCATGGCCGCGCCGATGTACAACTTCGCCATCCCCAGCACCCTGAAAGCCTGGCTGGACCACGTGTTGCGCGCCGGTGTGACCTTCAAGTACACCGCCACCGGCCCGCAGGGCTTGCTCACCGGCAAGCGTGCCATTGTGCTGACCGCTCGCGGCGGCATCCACACCGGCGCCACGTCGGATCACCAGGAACCGTACCTGCGCCAGGTCATGGCCTTTATCGGCATCCACGACGTCACCTTCATTCATGCCGAAGGGGTGAACCTGAGCGGCGACTTCCAGGAAAAAGGCATCAACCACGCCAAGGCCTTGCTGGCACAGGTGGCCTGA
- a CDS encoding 3-phosphoglycerate kinase, translating into MRKFCCVLLALLPASAFAYSIDVTKKIDGVSIDYRASDVDGDISSIQLNNYGSNDAVCTVTFSNGPEAPRTRKVTVPAGKSTNTTVKFNRAIIKMRIALACTPK; encoded by the coding sequence ATGAGAAAATTCTGTTGTGTGTTGCTGGCGCTGCTGCCGGCGAGTGCGTTTGCCTACTCCATCGACGTGACAAAAAAGATCGACGGCGTGAGCATCGATTACCGCGCCTCCGACGTAGACGGCGACATCAGTTCGATCCAACTCAATAACTACGGCAGCAACGATGCGGTGTGCACGGTCACCTTCAGCAATGGCCCGGAAGCGCCACGTACGCGTAAGGTCACGGTGCCGGCGGGTAAAAGCACCAACACCACGGTCAAGTTCAACCGCGCCATTATCAAGATGCGCATCGCCCTGGCCTGCACGCCGAAGTAA
- a CDS encoding LysR family transcriptional regulator: MKAPRVTLDQWRTLQAVVDHGGFAQAAEALHRSQSSVSYTVARMQDQLGVPLLRIDGRKAVLTDAGEVLLRRSRQLVKNASQLEDLAHHMEQGWEAEVRLVVDAAYPNARLVRALSAFMPQSRGCRVRLREEVLSGVEELLIEGVADLAICGFSIPGYLGTEMSDVEFVAVAHPEHALHRMQRELSFQDLESQMQVVIRDSGRQQPRDVGWLGAEQRWTVGSLATAAAFVGSGLGFAWLPRHMIERELAEGVLKQLPLEQGGSRHPTFFLYSNKDKPLGPATQILVEMLRTFDTAPLDAPFAAPQQA, translated from the coding sequence TTGAAAGCGCCCCGCGTTACCCTCGATCAATGGCGCACGCTGCAAGCCGTGGTCGACCATGGTGGCTTCGCCCAGGCGGCTGAAGCGCTGCACCGTTCGCAGTCCTCGGTGAGTTACACCGTGGCCCGCATGCAAGACCAGCTCGGCGTGCCGCTACTGCGCATCGACGGGCGCAAGGCGGTACTCACTGACGCCGGTGAAGTGCTGCTGCGCCGTTCGCGGCAGTTGGTGAAAAACGCCAGCCAACTGGAAGACCTCGCCCACCATATGGAACAAGGCTGGGAAGCCGAAGTGCGCCTGGTAGTCGACGCCGCCTACCCGAATGCGCGGCTGGTACGCGCCCTCTCCGCCTTTATGCCGCAAAGCCGTGGTTGCCGTGTGCGCCTGCGCGAAGAGGTGCTCTCCGGCGTCGAAGAGTTGCTGATCGAAGGCGTGGCCGACCTGGCGATCTGCGGCTTCAGCATTCCCGGTTACCTGGGTACGGAAATGAGCGATGTGGAATTTGTCGCCGTGGCCCACCCCGAACATGCCTTGCACCGCATGCAGCGCGAATTGAGCTTCCAGGACCTGGAAAGCCAGATGCAGGTGGTGATCCGCGACTCCGGCCGCCAGCAACCGCGCGATGTCGGCTGGCTCGGCGCCGAACAGCGCTGGACCGTCGGCAGCCTGGCCACCGCTGCGGCCTTTGTCGGCAGCGGCCTGGGCTTTGCCTGGCTGCCCCGGCACATGATCGAACGCGAACTCGCCGAAGGCGTGCTCAAGCAGCTACCCTTGGAACAGGGCGGCAGCCGCCACCCGACGTTCTTCCTGTATTCCAACAAGGACAAACCCTTGGGGCCGGCGACGCAGATCCTCGTGGAGATGCTGCGCACCTTTGACACGGCCCCCCTGGACGCGCCTTTCGCCGCCCCCCAGCAAGCCTGA
- a CDS encoding alpha/beta fold hydrolase, which produces MAWFDHEGCSLHYEEYGHGSPLILIHGLGSSSQDWELQIPVLARHYRLIVVDVRGHGRSDKPRERYSIQGFTYDLLALIEHLGLPPAHVVGLSMGGMIAFQLAVDEPTLVKSLCIVNSAPEVKVRSANDYWQWAKRWSLARVLSLATIGKALGDRLFPKPDQADLRRKMAERWAKNDKRAYLASFDAIVGWGVQEQLSRITCPTLVISADHDYTPVAQKQNYVKLLPDARLVVIEDSRHATPLDQPEVFNATLLDFLKTVETTTQDH; this is translated from the coding sequence ATGGCCTGGTTCGACCACGAAGGATGCAGCCTGCACTACGAGGAATACGGCCACGGCTCGCCGCTGATCCTGATCCACGGCCTGGGCTCCAGCAGCCAGGACTGGGAATTGCAGATCCCGGTGCTGGCCAGGCACTACCGCCTGATCGTGGTGGATGTGCGCGGCCACGGGCGCTCGGACAAACCCCGCGAGCGCTACAGCATCCAGGGTTTCACCTATGACCTGCTGGCCCTGATCGAACACCTGGGCCTGCCGCCCGCCCATGTGGTGGGCCTGTCCATGGGCGGCATGATCGCCTTCCAACTGGCGGTGGACGAACCGACCCTGGTCAAGAGCCTGTGCATCGTCAACAGCGCGCCTGAGGTCAAGGTGCGCAGTGCCAATGACTATTGGCAGTGGGCCAAGCGCTGGAGCCTGGCGCGCGTGCTCAGCCTGGCCACGATCGGCAAGGCCCTGGGCGACCGCCTGTTTCCCAAGCCAGACCAGGCCGACCTGCGCCGCAAGATGGCTGAACGCTGGGCAAAAAACGACAAACGTGCTTATCTCGCCAGCTTCGATGCGATTGTGGGCTGGGGCGTGCAGGAACAACTTTCGCGGATCACCTGTCCAACCCTGGTCATCAGCGCCGACCACGACTACACCCCCGTGGCGCAAAAACAAAACTATGTAAAACTGCTGCCCGATGCGCGGCTGGTGGTGATCGAAGATTCCCGCCATGCCACGCCCTTGGACCAACCCGAAGTCTTTAACGCTACCTTGCTCGATTTTCTAAAGACAGTCGAAACCACTACCCAGGATCACTGA
- a CDS encoding peptidylprolyl isomerase A, with protein MLKKIAFFAGSVLFAANLMAAEPAKAPHVLISTTNGDIEIELDPVKAPISTKNFLAYVDKGFYTNTIFHRVIPGFMVQGGGFTTQMSQKPTEAPIRNEASNGLHNVRGTLSMARTNDPNSATSQFFINVADNAFLDPGRDAGYAVFAKVVKGMDVVDIIVNSQTTTKQGMQNVPIDPVLIKSAKRID; from the coding sequence ATGCTGAAAAAAATCGCCTTCTTTGCCGGTTCTGTTCTGTTCGCTGCCAACCTGATGGCGGCCGAGCCTGCCAAGGCGCCCCACGTGCTGATCTCCACCACCAACGGCGACATCGAAATCGAACTGGACCCGGTCAAGGCGCCGATCAGTACCAAGAACTTCCTGGCCTACGTGGACAAGGGCTTCTACACCAACACGATCTTCCACCGCGTGATCCCGGGCTTCATGGTCCAGGGCGGCGGGTTCACCACGCAGATGTCGCAAAAGCCGACCGAAGCGCCGATCCGCAACGAAGCCAGCAATGGTTTGCATAACGTGCGCGGCACCTTGTCCATGGCCCGCACCAACGACCCGAACTCGGCCACCAGCCAGTTCTTCATCAACGTCGCCGACAATGCGTTCCTCGACCCAGGCCGCGACGCCGGTTATGCCGTATTCGCCAAAGTGGTCAAGGGCATGGACGTGGTCGACATCATCGTCAACTCCCAGACCACCACCAAGCAGGGCATGCAGAACGTGCCCATCGATCCTGTCCTGATCAAGTCGGCCAAGCGCATCGACTGA
- a CDS encoding ABC transporter ATP-binding protein, with protein MLYRRFEQLIDIFRDAPSDAPPDKVLPFYLYYLRQVWPHFAALLVVGLIGALIEVALFSYLSRIIDLAQGTPPANFFQVHSTELIWMAVVALLLRPIFGALHDLLVHQTISPGMTSLIRWQNHSYVLKQSLNFFQNDFAGRIAQRIMQTGNSLRDSAVAAVDAIWHVAIYAISSLVLFAEADWRLMIPLVTWIICYSLALRYFVPRVKERSVISSEARSKLMGRIVDGYTNITTLKLFAHTQYEQQYAKEAIIEQTEKTQLASRVVTSMDIVITSMNGLLIVTTTGLALWLWTQSLISVGAIALATGLVIRIVNMSGWIMWVVNGIFENIGMVQDGLKTIAQPLAVVDRENAPRLTVPHGEVRFEQVDFHYGKQSGIIGGLNLKIQAGEKIGLIGPSGAGKSTLVNLLLRLYDLQGGRILIDGQNIAEVAQESLREQIGMITQDTSLLHRSIRDNLLYGKPDATDEELWAAIHKARADEFIPLLSDSEGRTGLDAHVGERGVKLSGGQRQRIAIARVLLKDAPILIMDEATSALDSEVEAAIQESLETLMQGKTVIAIAHRLSTIARMDRLVVLEKGQIAETGSHAELLAHGGLYARLWQHQTGGFVGID; from the coding sequence ATGCTCTATCGTCGTTTTGAACAACTGATCGATATTTTCCGCGACGCCCCCAGCGACGCCCCGCCCGATAAAGTCCTGCCCTTCTACCTCTATTACCTGCGCCAGGTGTGGCCGCATTTTGCCGCCTTGCTGGTCGTTGGCCTGATCGGTGCATTGATCGAGGTCGCGCTGTTCAGCTACCTCAGCCGCATCATCGACCTGGCCCAGGGCACGCCGCCGGCGAATTTCTTCCAGGTACACAGCACCGAGCTGATCTGGATGGCCGTGGTCGCCCTGCTGCTGCGCCCGATCTTCGGCGCCTTGCACGACCTGTTGGTGCACCAGACCATCAGCCCCGGTATGACCAGCCTGATCCGCTGGCAAAACCACAGCTACGTGCTCAAGCAGAGCCTGAATTTCTTCCAGAACGACTTCGCCGGGCGCATCGCCCAGCGCATCATGCAAACCGGCAACTCCCTGCGCGACTCCGCCGTGGCGGCGGTGGACGCGATCTGGCACGTGGCGATCTACGCCATCAGTTCCCTGGTGCTGTTTGCCGAGGCCGACTGGCGCCTGATGATCCCGCTGGTGACCTGGATCATCTGCTACAGCCTGGCCCTGCGCTACTTCGTGCCACGGGTGAAGGAGCGCTCGGTGATCTCCTCCGAGGCGCGCTCCAAGCTGATGGGGCGCATCGTCGACGGCTACACCAACATCACCACCTTGAAGCTGTTCGCCCATACCCAATATGAGCAGCAGTACGCCAAGGAAGCGATCATCGAGCAAACCGAAAAAACCCAGCTGGCCAGCCGCGTCGTCACCAGCATGGACATCGTGATCACCAGCATGAACGGCCTGCTGATCGTGACCACCACCGGCCTGGCCCTGTGGCTGTGGACGCAGTCGCTGATTTCCGTGGGCGCGATTGCCCTGGCGACCGGCCTGGTGATCCGTATCGTCAACATGTCCGGCTGGATCATGTGGGTGGTCAATGGCATCTTCGAGAACATCGGCATGGTGCAGGACGGCTTGAAAACCATCGCCCAGCCCCTGGCCGTGGTCGACCGCGAAAACGCCCCGCGCCTGACGGTGCCCCATGGCGAAGTGCGCTTTGAACAGGTGGATTTCCACTATGGCAAGCAGAGCGGAATCATCGGCGGGCTGAACTTGAAGATCCAGGCCGGGGAAAAGATCGGCCTGATCGGCCCGTCCGGCGCCGGCAAATCTACTCTGGTCAACCTGCTGCTGCGCCTGTACGACCTGCAAGGCGGGCGCATCCTGATCGACGGGCAGAACATCGCCGAAGTCGCGCAGGAGTCCTTGCGCGAACAGATCGGCATGATTACCCAGGACACGTCCCTGCTGCACCGCTCGATCCGCGACAACCTGTTGTACGGCAAGCCGGACGCCACCGACGAGGAGCTCTGGGCCGCCATCCACAAGGCCCGCGCCGATGAGTTCATCCCATTGTTGTCCGACTCCGAGGGTCGTACCGGGCTGGATGCGCACGTCGGTGAGCGCGGGGTAAAACTCTCCGGCGGGCAACGCCAGCGCATCGCCATTGCCCGCGTGCTGCTCAAGGACGCGCCGATCCTGATCATGGACGAAGCCACCTCGGCCCTGGACTCGGAAGTGGAAGCGGCGATCCAGGAGAGCCTGGAGACCCTCATGCAAGGCAAGACGGTGATTGCGATTGCGCACCGCTTGTCGACCATCGCACGCATGGACCGCCTGGTGGTGCTGGAGAAAGGCCAGATTGCCGAGACGGGCAGCCATGCCGAATTGCTGGCCCATGGCGGGTTGTATGCGCGGTTGTGGCAGCACCAGACCGGAGGCTTCGTCGGCATCGACTGA